A genome region from Streptomyces antimycoticus includes the following:
- a CDS encoding MerR family transcriptional regulator, with translation MFTIGDFARHGRVSVRMLRHYDATGLLRPAHVDPATGYRYYSAAQLSRLNRVIALKELGFTLQQVRDIVDEKVGTEELRGMLRLRRAELEATVAAVAARLVQVEARLRSIESEGHMPTNDVVIKEIPAVRVAELTATAGGFDPRDIGPVITPLYDELFRRLDAAGITPTGPGVAYYEDAPEGGGAITVHAGVQVTAPLRDGEELRILDLPSVDQAATIVHRGPMDAVVPTAQALAHWIDGNGYRSSGYAREVNLECPENREEWVTELQTPVVEV, from the coding sequence ATGTTCACCATCGGAGACTTCGCCCGGCACGGCCGCGTATCGGTCCGGATGCTGCGCCACTACGACGCCACCGGACTGCTGCGCCCGGCCCATGTCGACCCGGCCACCGGCTACCGCTACTACTCGGCCGCCCAACTCAGCCGCCTGAACCGGGTCATCGCGCTCAAAGAGCTCGGCTTCACCCTCCAGCAGGTGCGGGACATCGTGGACGAGAAGGTCGGCACCGAGGAGCTGCGCGGCATGCTGCGGTTGCGGCGGGCCGAGCTGGAAGCCACCGTGGCCGCCGTGGCGGCACGGCTGGTGCAGGTCGAGGCGAGGCTCCGGTCGATCGAAAGCGAAGGACACATGCCCACGAACGACGTCGTCATCAAGGAGATCCCGGCCGTGCGGGTGGCGGAGCTCACCGCGACCGCGGGCGGCTTCGACCCCCGGGACATCGGCCCGGTCATCACACCCCTCTACGACGAGCTGTTCCGGCGCCTCGACGCGGCGGGCATCACCCCGACGGGCCCCGGTGTCGCGTACTACGAGGACGCCCCGGAGGGTGGCGGCGCCATCACCGTCCACGCCGGCGTCCAGGTCACCGCCCCGCTCCGGGACGGTGAGGAGCTCCGGATTCTCGATCTGCCATCCGTCGACCAGGCCGCGACCATCGTCCACCGCGGCCCGATGGACGCCGTGGTGCCCACGGCCCAGGCCCTGGCGCATTGGATCGACGGCAACGGCTACCGGTCGTCCGGCTACGCCCGGGAGGTCAACCTGGAGTGCCCGGAGAACCGCGAGGAGTGGGTCACGGAACTCCAGACACCGGTGGTCGAGGTCTGA
- a CDS encoding 3-dehydroquinate synthase family protein encodes MTASAHPHTRVMVELGDRSYPVDIGPGVRHALAGVIAGLGAQRVAMVSARPDGWLPDPGVPSVVLRARDGEADKSLATVEELCREFVRFGLTRSDAVVSCGGGTTTDVVGLAAALYHRGVPVVHLPTSLLAQVDASVGGKTAVNLPEGKNLVGAFWQPSAVLCDTDYLETLPAAEMLNGYGEIARCHFIGAGDLRGLPLPEQIAASVALKASVVSADERDSGLRHVLNYGHTLGHALEIVTDFRLRHGEGVAIGTVFAGRLALALGRIDEARAAEHLEVVRSYGLPFALPADADPGRLIEVMRLDKKATDGLTFVLDGPGGPELVSGLAEETVATALAEMDRADSYHRR; translated from the coding sequence ATGACGGCGTCGGCTCATCCGCATACCCGGGTCATGGTGGAACTAGGCGACCGTTCCTATCCCGTCGACATCGGGCCGGGGGTCCGGCATGCGCTGGCCGGGGTCATCGCGGGGCTCGGTGCTCAGCGGGTGGCGATGGTGTCCGCCCGGCCGGACGGCTGGCTGCCCGACCCGGGCGTGCCCTCGGTGGTGCTGCGGGCCCGGGACGGGGAGGCGGACAAGTCGCTGGCCACGGTGGAGGAGCTGTGCCGTGAGTTCGTCCGTTTCGGGCTGACCCGGTCGGATGCGGTCGTCTCCTGTGGTGGCGGGACCACCACCGATGTCGTGGGTCTCGCGGCGGCGCTGTACCACCGGGGTGTGCCCGTGGTGCATCTGCCGACATCGCTGCTGGCGCAGGTGGACGCCAGCGTGGGCGGGAAGACGGCGGTGAACCTCCCCGAGGGGAAGAATCTGGTGGGTGCTTTCTGGCAGCCGTCCGCCGTGTTGTGCGACACCGACTATCTGGAGACGCTGCCCGCGGCGGAAATGCTCAATGGATATGGGGAGATCGCCCGCTGCCACTTCATCGGCGCCGGTGATCTGCGCGGGCTGCCGCTGCCGGAGCAGATCGCGGCGAGTGTGGCCCTGAAGGCGTCGGTGGTCTCCGCGGATGAGCGGGATTCCGGGCTGCGTCATGTGCTCAATTACGGCCACACCTTGGGCCATGCGCTGGAAATCGTGACCGATTTCCGGCTGCGGCATGGTGAAGGGGTGGCGATCGGCACGGTTTTCGCCGGTCGTCTGGCGCTGGCCCTGGGCCGGATCGACGAGGCGCGGGCGGCCGAGCATCTGGAGGTGGTGCGGAGCTACGGGCTGCCGTTCGCACTGCCCGCCGATGCCGATCCGGGGCGTCTGATCGAGGTGATGCGGCTGGACAAGAAGGCGACGGACGGGCTCACCTTCGTCCTGGACGGTCCCGGCGGTCCCGAGCTGGTCTCCGGCCTCGCGGAGGAGACGGTCGCCACGGCGCTGGCCGAGATGGACCGGGCCGACTCGTACCACCGCCGTTGA
- a CDS encoding ROK family protein produces MSHLGIDVGGTKVALRLEHDDLSISESSFRWAEPDGTDPMRSGDPARDLDLLAHHVTELCAGAPGRLTGVGVAMPATLDATGTVTAWPGRPGWAGVDLGGALSALFGDAEVRCADDGDLAALAEAHEAGCPDLLYLGVGTGIGGGIVLNGKSVPGVGRGSCEVGHLVVDRDGPLCDCGRRGCVQAAASGPATLRRATRRRGEEVTFAALRQAVADGKPWAVASLRESGRALAAAVTGVCELVHPTLVLIGGGFAAAMPELVAMVAERTAALGRPGHPLPPVRPAKLGGLSSLHGAVLLARGLPD; encoded by the coding sequence ATCAGTCATCTGGGAATCGACGTCGGCGGCACCAAAGTGGCGCTGCGCCTCGAACACGACGACCTGAGCATCAGCGAATCCTCCTTCCGCTGGGCCGAGCCGGACGGGACGGACCCGATGAGGTCCGGCGACCCCGCCCGAGACCTGGATCTGCTGGCGCATCACGTCACGGAGTTATGCGCCGGGGCCCCCGGGCGGCTCACCGGCGTCGGGGTCGCGATGCCCGCCACTCTCGACGCCACCGGCACGGTCACCGCCTGGCCCGGCCGCCCCGGTTGGGCCGGAGTGGACCTGGGCGGCGCGCTGTCCGCGCTCTTCGGCGACGCCGAGGTGCGCTGTGCCGACGACGGCGATCTGGCCGCCCTCGCCGAAGCCCACGAGGCCGGCTGCCCCGATCTGCTCTACCTCGGTGTCGGCACCGGGATCGGCGGTGGCATCGTGCTGAACGGAAAATCCGTCCCCGGCGTGGGCCGCGGCTCCTGCGAGGTCGGCCACCTGGTCGTGGACCGCGATGGACCGCTGTGCGACTGCGGCCGGCGCGGCTGTGTCCAGGCGGCGGCCTCGGGCCCGGCGACCCTGCGCCGGGCGACGCGGCGGCGGGGCGAGGAGGTGACCTTCGCCGCGCTGCGCCAGGCCGTGGCCGACGGGAAGCCATGGGCCGTGGCGTCGCTGCGGGAGAGCGGCAGAGCCCTGGCCGCGGCGGTGACCGGCGTATGCGAACTGGTCCATCCCACGCTGGTGTTGATCGGCGGAGGGTTCGCCGCGGCGATGCCGGAGCTCGTGGCGATGGTGGCCGAGCGAACGGCCGCGCTGGGGCGCCCGGGGCATCCGCTGCCACCGGTGCGGCCCGCGAAGCTGGGCGGGCTGTCCTCACTGCACGGCGCCGTTCTGCTGGCCAGGGGGCTGCCGGACTGA
- a CDS encoding type II 3-dehydroquinate dehydratase: MVRCALSRLLLVNGPNLGILGKRQPEIYGTDTLQDIERWVGEEVAERGWKVDSYQFDGEAEIIRTIQGNYDTVGAIINPAALMMAGWGLRDALANYPRPWIEVHLSNVWAREQFRHESVTGPLAAGVIFGLGALGYRLAARALLEKVPD, translated from the coding sequence ATGGTGAGGTGTGCATTGAGCAGGCTGTTGTTGGTGAACGGACCGAATCTCGGCATACTCGGGAAGCGACAGCCCGAGATCTACGGCACGGATACGCTGCAGGACATCGAGCGCTGGGTCGGAGAAGAGGTCGCGGAGCGCGGCTGGAAAGTGGATTCCTACCAGTTCGATGGCGAAGCGGAGATCATCCGCACCATTCAGGGGAACTACGACACGGTCGGCGCCATCATCAATCCGGCCGCGCTCATGATGGCCGGATGGGGCCTTCGGGACGCACTGGCCAACTATCCGCGGCCCTGGATCGAAGTGCATCTGTCGAATGTCTGGGCCCGTGAGCAGTTCCGCCATGAGTCGGTGACGGGCCCGCTGGCCGCGGGCGTCATCTTCGGGCTCGGCGCCCTGGGGTACCGGCTCGCCGCACGCGCCCTGCTCGAGAAGGTGCCGGACTGA